The following are encoded together in the Perca fluviatilis chromosome 23, GENO_Pfluv_1.0, whole genome shotgun sequence genome:
- the pax4 gene encoding paired box protein Pax-4, giving the protein MCGTNDQPNKGCGSVNQLGGMFLNGRPLPESKRRKMIELASEGVRPSQISRILRVSNGCVSKILSRYRRTGLLEPKTIGGSRPRLLTPGVITSIIQCKRENPTIFAWEIRKRLATARICKASKIPSVSSINRIVRKIHLDHGAMCMEINAHIRAEQDSDSLIEEEVIERKMSETVRSNDQKPKAVQQRNRTTFTPEQSTALEQEFSHSQYADMYTREKLSAEIQLPEDTIKVWFSNRRAKWRREAKHRSSTKNLQQQRDFVPVNPTIPHGFTSQQATGVSRVYCENSEAPPTYNTVARTLQNGYFFPAERGLTNSGHLTSISVPPSLIHQSNNMMAQTMADKTPLDLHRDNRFTFPLVHHHTDARTSLPLATETVRADHPVAQCWNQQGISFTWSPFQTDERLLFVQQPWDVNPHGYLD; this is encoded by the exons ATGTGCGGAACAAACGATCAGCCAAATAAAG GTTGTGGAAGTGTCAACCAGCTAGGAGGGATGTTTCTCAACGGCAGACCTCTCCCGGAATCCAAGAGGAGGAAAATGATTGAACTGGCCTCGGAGGGAGTCCGTCCGAGCCAGATCTCCAGGATACTTCGG GTGTCCAACGGGTGCGTCAGTAAGATCCTGAGCCGCTACCGCCGCACTGGACTCCTGGAGCCCAAGACCATTGGAGGGAGCCGACCTCGGCTTCTCACCCCCGGTGTCATCACCTCGATCATCCAGtgcaaaagggaaaatccaACCATTTTTGCTTGGGAAATTCGAAAACGGCTTGCAACAGCACGAATATGCAAAGCCTCCAAAATTCCCAGC GTGTCGTCTATAAATCGGATTGTAAGAAAGATCCATTTGGACCACGGAGCGATGTGCATGGAGATCAATGCGCACATCAGGGCTGAGCAGG atTCGGATTCCCTGATCGAAGAAGAAGTGATTGAGAGAAAGATGTCTGAGACAGTACGCAGCAATGACCAGAAGCCTAAAGCTGTCCAGCAGCGGAACCGCACCACCTTCACCCCGGAGCAGAGCACAGCACTCGAGCAAG AGTTCTCTCACAGCCAGTATGCAGATATGTACACGAGAGAGAAACTGTCCGCTGAGATCCAACTTCCCGAGGACACCATCAAG GTCTGGTTTTCAAACAGACGGGCTAAATGGAGGAGGGAAGCCAAACACAGGAGCAGTACAaaga ACCTTCAACAACAAAGAGATTTCGTTCCTGTGAATCCAACAATACCACATGGCTTCACATCTCAAcag GCAACAGGAGTGTCAAGGGTCTACTGTGAAAATTCAGAGGCCCCCCCTACCTACAACACTGTTGCTAGGACGTTGCAAAATGGCTACTTTTTCCCAGCAGAAAGAG GTTTGACAAATTCTGGACATCTGACATCCATCTCAGTCCCACCCTCACTCATCCATCAGTCTAATAACATGATGGCCCAGACCATGGCAGACAAGACTCCACTGGATCTCCACAGAGATAATAGATTCACTTTCCCATTGGTTCACCATCACACAGACGCAAGGACATCCCTCCCTTTGGCAACTGAGACAGTAAGAGCAGACCACCCTGTGGCACAGTGCTGGAACCAGCAGGGGATTTCTTTTACATGGAGCCCGTTTCAAACAGATGAGAGGTTGTTATTCGTACAGCAGCCCTGGGATGTGAACCCACATGGCTACCTGGACTAA
- the hgfa gene encoding hepatocyte growth factor a isoform X2, which produces MRTNVWIYQAVVCVVVTVLGTGFCRRTHQSLQKYEKTENHLLVCTECPQPPLVRNSRSQEHCAHKCKKVKKNFNCRAFNFQRHNRKCHLLPFDRFTHGVQKQANVNFTLYEKKDYIRECIIGTKDNYRGRRSWTKSNITCQAWSDNNINEHTFYPDRYPTQDLRENFCRNPNNDPGGPWCYTTDPNVRAEECGIPQCSEEVCMTCNGEDYRGKMDHTERGKECQRWDSARPHKHHFQPKKYRQKDLKDNYCRNPDNRLRPWCYTMDPKTPWEYCNITVCDSDSSEDTDVNVTTSCVQGKGTDYRGTMNVTPEGVTCQRWDSQLPHNHSFLPQNFKCKDLSENYCRNPDGADYPWCFTTDPNQRIANCTNIPRCDAEATQKIECYEDNGETYRGTLSITRSGIPCADWSHHINSGDSHSTESHVGLEKNYCRNPDRDKHGPWCYTNPNNRLAWDYCKLRHCESAAVAPQPITLTGPTISCFVHISTRIVGGHQVQGTDGSWVVSIQREKVHLCGGSLIREDWVLTDQQCFTSCVPDLKDYSVQVGLRHLNESSSHPRLRISRLICGPEGSNLVMLKLEDPAPVSEGASTIHLPVKECHITEGTNCTMYGWGETKNTGYDDALNALTMPMVNNDMCSQIKGDAGESRICAGGKRGEGVCDKDNGGPLVCQEHERKVIIGVSIQRTKCASSQPALFVNVAFYSEWIYKVFKLYPSLERN; this is translated from the exons GTTTTTGTAGGAGGACTCATCAGTCATTACAGAAGTATGAGAAGACTGAGAATCACCTGCTGGTTTGTACAGAATGCCCTCAGCCCCCTTTGGTACGGAACAGCCGATCGCAGGAACACTGCGCACACAAGTGCAAGAAGGTCAAGAAAAACTTCAACTGCAG GGCTTTCAACTTTCAGCGGCACAACAGGAAATGCCACTTGCTTCCTTTTGACCGCTTCACCCATGGTGTGCAGAAGCAGGCCAATGTCAACTTTACTTTGtatgaaaaaaaag ATTATATAAGGGAGTGTATCATCGGCACCAAGGACAACTACAGAGGGAGGAGGTCTTGGACAAAGTCAAACATCACTTGCCAAGCTTGGTCAGATAATAACATCAATGAACACAC GTTTTATCCTGATAGGTACCCAACACAAGACCTGAGGGAAAACTTCTGTCGGAATCCCAACAACGATCCTGGTGGTCCGTGGTGCTACACCACAGACCCCAACGTACGAGCCGAGGAGTGTGGCATACCACAGTGTTCAGAGG AAGTCTGTATGACGTGTAATGGGGAAGATTACCGGGGCAAAATGGACCATACGGAGAGGGGCAAGGAGTGCCAGAGATGGGACTCAGCAAGGCCTCACAAACACCACTTCCAGCCCAAAAA gTATCGGCAAAAAGATTTAAAGGACAATTACTGTCGTAACCCGGATAATCGTCTTCGCCCCTGGTGCTACACCATGGATCCAAAAACTCCGTGGGAGTACTGCAACATTACTGTGTGTG ATTCTGACTCGAGTGAGGACACAGATGTCAATGTAACAACATCCTGTGTCCAGGGAAAAGGCACAGATTACCGAGGCACAATGAATGTCACTCCGGAGGGTGTGACATGTCAGCGCTGGGACTCACAGTTGCCCCATAACCACTCCTTTCTTCCTCAGAACTTCAAATGCAA aGATCTCAGCGAGAACTACTGCCGTAACCCTGATGGTGCAGATTACCCATGGTGCTTCACTACAGACCCTAATCAGAGGATAGCCAACTGCACCAACATCCCCAGGTGTGATGCTGAGGCCACACAAAAAATAG AATGTTATGAAGACAACGGAGAGACGTACAGGGGCACTTTATCCATAACTCGATCGGGGATTCCCTGTGCAGACTGGTCGCATCACATAAACAG TGGGGATTCTCACTCTACAGAATCCCATGTAGGGCTGGAGAAGAACTACTGCCGGAACCCGGACCGGGACAAACATGGCCCCTGGTGTTACACCAATCCAAATAACCGTTTGGCCTGGGACTACTGCAAACTGCGGCACT GTGAATCAGCTGCAGTGGCTCCTCAACCGATCA CTTTAACTGGGCCCACGATATCATGCTTTGTGCATATAAGCACAAGAATTGTTGGAGGACACCAAGTGCAAGGAACAGATGGCAGCTGGGTTGTGAGCATCCAAAGAGA GAAGGTTCATTTGTGTGGGGGCTCATTAATCAGAGAAGATTGGGTTTTGACAGACCAACAGTGCTTCACCTCCTG TGTTCCAGATCTCAAGGATTACAGTGTGCAGGTTGGTCTGCGCCACCTCAATGAATCCTCAAGCCACCCGAGACTACGCATCTCTCGCCTGATATGTGGCCCAGAAGGATCCAATTTGGTTATGCTGAAACTAGAAGA TCCAGCCCCTGTGTCTGAAGGTGCCTCCACTATTCATCTTCCAGTAAAAGAGTGTCACATCACCGAAGGCACCAACTGCACCATGTATGGATGGGGGGAAACTAAAA ACACAGGATACGATGATGCACTGAACGCTTTGACCATGCCCATGGTCAACAATGACATGTGCTCACAAATTAAAGGGGATGCTGGGGAAAGTAGAATATGTGCCGGTGGCAAGAGAGGAGAAGGCGTATGTGAT AAAGACAATGGCGGCCCATTGGTTTGCCAGGAACATGAACGCAAAGTCATCATTGGCGTGAGCATCCAAAGGACAAAATGCGCCTCATCGCAGCCTGCACTTTTTGTTAACGTTGCTTTCTACTCTGAGTGGATATACAAAGTGTTCAAACTTTACCCTAGTTTGGAGAGAAACTGA
- the hgfa gene encoding hepatocyte growth factor a isoform X1, with amino-acid sequence MRTNVWIYQAVVCVVVTVLGTGFCRRTHQSLQKYEKTENHLLVCTECPQPPLVRNSRSQEHCAHKCKKVKKNFNCRAFNFQRHNRKCHLLPFDRFTHGVQKQANVNFTLYEKKDYIRECIIGTKDNYRGRRSWTKSNITCQAWSDNNINEHTFYPDRYPTQDLRENFCRNPNNDPGGPWCYTTDPNVRAEECGIPQCSEEVCMTCNGEDYRGKMDHTERGKECQRWDSARPHKHHFQPKKYRQKDLKDNYCRNPDNRLRPWCYTMDPKTPWEYCNITVCDSDSSEDTDVNVTTSCVQGKGTDYRGTMNVTPEGVTCQRWDSQLPHNHSFLPQNFKCNLCMCFRDLSENYCRNPDGADYPWCFTTDPNQRIANCTNIPRCDAEATQKIECYEDNGETYRGTLSITRSGIPCADWSHHINSGDSHSTESHVGLEKNYCRNPDRDKHGPWCYTNPNNRLAWDYCKLRHCESAAVAPQPITLTGPTISCFVHISTRIVGGHQVQGTDGSWVVSIQREKVHLCGGSLIREDWVLTDQQCFTSCVPDLKDYSVQVGLRHLNESSSHPRLRISRLICGPEGSNLVMLKLEDPAPVSEGASTIHLPVKECHITEGTNCTMYGWGETKNTGYDDALNALTMPMVNNDMCSQIKGDAGESRICAGGKRGEGVCDKDNGGPLVCQEHERKVIIGVSIQRTKCASSQPALFVNVAFYSEWIYKVFKLYPSLERN; translated from the exons GTTTTTGTAGGAGGACTCATCAGTCATTACAGAAGTATGAGAAGACTGAGAATCACCTGCTGGTTTGTACAGAATGCCCTCAGCCCCCTTTGGTACGGAACAGCCGATCGCAGGAACACTGCGCACACAAGTGCAAGAAGGTCAAGAAAAACTTCAACTGCAG GGCTTTCAACTTTCAGCGGCACAACAGGAAATGCCACTTGCTTCCTTTTGACCGCTTCACCCATGGTGTGCAGAAGCAGGCCAATGTCAACTTTACTTTGtatgaaaaaaaag ATTATATAAGGGAGTGTATCATCGGCACCAAGGACAACTACAGAGGGAGGAGGTCTTGGACAAAGTCAAACATCACTTGCCAAGCTTGGTCAGATAATAACATCAATGAACACAC GTTTTATCCTGATAGGTACCCAACACAAGACCTGAGGGAAAACTTCTGTCGGAATCCCAACAACGATCCTGGTGGTCCGTGGTGCTACACCACAGACCCCAACGTACGAGCCGAGGAGTGTGGCATACCACAGTGTTCAGAGG AAGTCTGTATGACGTGTAATGGGGAAGATTACCGGGGCAAAATGGACCATACGGAGAGGGGCAAGGAGTGCCAGAGATGGGACTCAGCAAGGCCTCACAAACACCACTTCCAGCCCAAAAA gTATCGGCAAAAAGATTTAAAGGACAATTACTGTCGTAACCCGGATAATCGTCTTCGCCCCTGGTGCTACACCATGGATCCAAAAACTCCGTGGGAGTACTGCAACATTACTGTGTGTG ATTCTGACTCGAGTGAGGACACAGATGTCAATGTAACAACATCCTGTGTCCAGGGAAAAGGCACAGATTACCGAGGCACAATGAATGTCACTCCGGAGGGTGTGACATGTCAGCGCTGGGACTCACAGTTGCCCCATAACCACTCCTTTCTTCCTCAGAACTTCAAATGCAA tttgtgtatgtgttttagaGATCTCAGCGAGAACTACTGCCGTAACCCTGATGGTGCAGATTACCCATGGTGCTTCACTACAGACCCTAATCAGAGGATAGCCAACTGCACCAACATCCCCAGGTGTGATGCTGAGGCCACACAAAAAATAG AATGTTATGAAGACAACGGAGAGACGTACAGGGGCACTTTATCCATAACTCGATCGGGGATTCCCTGTGCAGACTGGTCGCATCACATAAACAG TGGGGATTCTCACTCTACAGAATCCCATGTAGGGCTGGAGAAGAACTACTGCCGGAACCCGGACCGGGACAAACATGGCCCCTGGTGTTACACCAATCCAAATAACCGTTTGGCCTGGGACTACTGCAAACTGCGGCACT GTGAATCAGCTGCAGTGGCTCCTCAACCGATCA CTTTAACTGGGCCCACGATATCATGCTTTGTGCATATAAGCACAAGAATTGTTGGAGGACACCAAGTGCAAGGAACAGATGGCAGCTGGGTTGTGAGCATCCAAAGAGA GAAGGTTCATTTGTGTGGGGGCTCATTAATCAGAGAAGATTGGGTTTTGACAGACCAACAGTGCTTCACCTCCTG TGTTCCAGATCTCAAGGATTACAGTGTGCAGGTTGGTCTGCGCCACCTCAATGAATCCTCAAGCCACCCGAGACTACGCATCTCTCGCCTGATATGTGGCCCAGAAGGATCCAATTTGGTTATGCTGAAACTAGAAGA TCCAGCCCCTGTGTCTGAAGGTGCCTCCACTATTCATCTTCCAGTAAAAGAGTGTCACATCACCGAAGGCACCAACTGCACCATGTATGGATGGGGGGAAACTAAAA ACACAGGATACGATGATGCACTGAACGCTTTGACCATGCCCATGGTCAACAATGACATGTGCTCACAAATTAAAGGGGATGCTGGGGAAAGTAGAATATGTGCCGGTGGCAAGAGAGGAGAAGGCGTATGTGAT AAAGACAATGGCGGCCCATTGGTTTGCCAGGAACATGAACGCAAAGTCATCATTGGCGTGAGCATCCAAAGGACAAAATGCGCCTCATCGCAGCCTGCACTTTTTGTTAACGTTGCTTTCTACTCTGAGTGGATATACAAAGTGTTCAAACTTTACCCTAGTTTGGAGAGAAACTGA